The genomic interval CATCCATACCTGGCATCATCAAATCCATCAAAATAATATGAGGTCTATTTTCATCCGAGCTAGCCTTCAGCAAGTCAATTGCGGATTGTCCATTGCTCGCCTCTGCAATGACATGAAGCTTTGGCTCCAGCATTAGATAAGTACGAAGGCCCGTCCTTACCATATCATGATCATCCACGATCATTACTTTTATTAGTTCAGATGCATTCATTATTCATGCTCTCCCCGCTACATTTTTGGTATCGTAACCTTTACCCTCGTCCCGCTCCCAGACTTGCTCCAAATTTCGGCTGCACCGCCAAGCTTCTGTGCTCTCTCCTGCATCGTAGACAGTCCATATGAGCCGCGTCTTACCTCATCTACCTTGAAGCCAACTCCATCATCCTGCAAAATCATGCTAACCTGCCGTTCCGTATCTGCCATTGTCAGCGTGCAGCCCTTTGCGCTTGCATGCTTTACGATATTCGCCATCGCTTCTTGGACGATAAGAAAAAGCTGATGCTCCTTCGCTTCGGATAAACGCTCCTTCAAGCGCCATTCCAGCTCACCTTGCAAATTGTTTTGGCGGCAATAATCAGGGAACCACTTATCAAGCGCTTCATATAAAGTTCGACCTTCAAGCTCCATAGGCCGCAACTGAGCGATGAAATTCCTCATTTGTTTCTGAGCCAAATTAGACATATTGACGAGCTGCTCGAGCACAGAATCCGCACGTTCGCGATCAACCTGCTGCAGCTTTGGAAGCGATGAAGCGCACATATGGATAGCGAATAACTGCTGGCTTACCGTATCATGCAAATCCCTTGCCAAACGCTTGCGCTCCTCGAGCACTGCCGCTTCATTAGAAGCAGACTCCGTCATCACATACTCTTCGCCGCGTACTTGCAGCCATTTCATCTTTTCTTCCATCTGCTGAGCGAGCTCATTAAACTCGCGGTAAACCTCATTAAATGAATTATGACCGCCCTCAGTAATCCGAACACCGAAGTTGCCGTTTGATGCTTGCTTCAGCGATAAATGAAGCGTATCAATTCGGCGTCCAATGCGCTGTGCCGCCCAGTAACCGAACGCCACGCTGACAAGGAGGAAGACGGAGGCAGCCCCTAGGCGCACTTCCGTCTTATTGACTTCATCTAAGAGTCCATTCCAGACCACCGCTCCAAGTATTAGAGACACAGTTGATGCGATGACAAACATTCCGATGAGCTCCCACTTTCCGCTCCTCAAAAACCGAACCATCATACTCGAATCACCCTACCTTTGTAACACGAACATCTCCGATAAACGTGCTGACGACCAGCTTAATTTTTTTGTTAGCTTCCTGATAAGTTGGCGATTGAATATTGATATTCGTAAACAATCCGCCTTCTTTCTGGCCAAGCACCTTCACATCTCCAATAAAGGCGCTTGATACAACCTGTACGCCTACTTCGTAATCATTCGGAACGTATACCTTTACATCGCCTATAAATGAAGATACATGAATTTTGGTTTCGCCCATGGATACTTGCGCTTTTGTTAAATCAAGCACGGTATCACCGATGAAATGGGAAATATTAAGCGGCTTTAAATCCCAATAATCATGACCGATATGAATATCCCCAATAAACCCGGAGCGATTCTGCACATTGGAATCATTATGGTTCCACCACTCCACATGTTCCTTATGATTTCGTTTCCATTCTTTTTCATTTTTTTTGTATTCTGATTTATGGTGATGTTTCCATTCCTTATACTCTTTCTTGGTGGCAGAAAAATCATCATATGGTTTTTTTGAATCGCTTTCCTGCTTCTCTTCCTTAGTGTGCGTATCCACAGGCTGCTTCGTTGGATCAGGGTGAAGAGGCGGCGCTGGCGGAACAGATGCTTCATCTGTGTAAGGGCGGTATGATTTCCAATCATCTGTTGGCGGAGTTTGGCGTTTTGATCTTGGTCTCCAAATAATATTGATCCCGACCAAAATCACAACGATTGGCCAAATGTAAGGAATGATGTCGCCAATAGACCATGAGAACAAGTTTAAATTGCGTCCCAAAAATACACATCCGATTAATAGGACAATCGCGCCCCACCAGCTCGAACCCGAGCCGTACGTTCTGCTGGACAACAATCCGCGAATACCTACAATCATAATGATTACAGGCCAATAGGTAGAAAATAAATCTCCAATATCGAAGGTCACATGACCCGTTTGATTCAGTAAAAACAAGACGCCAACTGCAATGATGATTAACCCGGTGAATAACCGGTTTGCGAAGTTTCCGTTCATGCGGCACCAGCTCCTTACGATTCCATCGTCGTTTGATATTCTTAGTATAACGGACAACATGCAATAGAAAAAGGGACGACCGATTGAATTGTTAGTCAGTCTCTAGACTGAGCTTTTGTTGATTCTATCCATTTTAAACCTAACATGCGTCATGTAACATAACGCAGAGCGTTGACATTGTTAACGTATTCTATTTATAATGATGAACGGATTATGATAATAGAGACCGCTATACATGAATATTAGGATTAGGAGATGAAGAAATGGACGTTATCGAACTGTCAAAAGGACTAGATACCATCTGGGTCGTTTTGACAGCAGCCATGATCTTGCTCATGGAGGGCGGTTTCGCATTGCTTGAAGCAGGATTTGTCAGGCAGAAGAATGCCGTCAGCATCATCATGAAGGTTTTTGTCGACATCGCTTTCGGCGCACTCGTTTTTTACTTTTTTGGCTTCGCACTCATGTATGGGCAGGACGCAGGCGGAATAATCGGAACGACCGGCTTTCTCATCAACGGAGACCTGTCTCACATAAAACTAAATATTACGCACGAAACCTTTTGGTTATTCCAATGCGCATTCGTTATAGCCGTCATTTCAATCGTGTCGGGCGCAGTAGCGGAAAGAATAAATTTTAGAGCTTATATTTTACTCACTATTGCAATGACCGGCTTCATTTATCCGTTAGCCGGACACTGGGTATGGTCAAGCAGCGGCTTTCTTGGCAAGCTTGGCATGATCGATTTTGCAGGCTCCGCTG from Paenibacillus sp. FSL K6-3182 carries:
- a CDS encoding sensor histidine kinase, whose product is MMVRFLRSGKWELIGMFVIASTVSLILGAVVWNGLLDEVNKTEVRLGAASVFLLVSVAFGYWAAQRIGRRIDTLHLSLKQASNGNFGVRITEGGHNSFNEVYREFNELAQQMEEKMKWLQVRGEEYVMTESASNEAAVLEERKRLARDLHDTVSQQLFAIHMCASSLPKLQQVDRERADSVLEQLVNMSNLAQKQMRNFIAQLRPMELEGRTLYEALDKWFPDYCRQNNLQGELEWRLKERLSEAKEHQLFLIVQEAMANIVKHASAKGCTLTMADTERQVSMILQDDGVGFKVDEVRRGSYGLSTMQERAQKLGGAAEIWSKSGSGTRVKVTIPKM
- the liaF gene encoding cell wall-active antibiotics response protein LiaF translates to MNGNFANRLFTGLIIIAVGVLFLLNQTGHVTFDIGDLFSTYWPVIIMIVGIRGLLSSRTYGSGSSWWGAIVLLIGCVFLGRNLNLFSWSIGDIIPYIWPIVVILVGINIIWRPRSKRQTPPTDDWKSYRPYTDEASVPPAPPLHPDPTKQPVDTHTKEEKQESDSKKPYDDFSATKKEYKEWKHHHKSEYKKNEKEWKRNHKEHVEWWNHNDSNVQNRSGFIGDIHIGHDYWDLKPLNISHFIGDTVLDLTKAQVSMGETKIHVSSFIGDVKVYVPNDYEVGVQVVSSAFIGDVKVLGQKEGGLFTNINIQSPTYQEANKKIKLVVSTFIGDVRVTKVG